The Pseudomonas pergaminensis nucleotide sequence GAGCAAGGCGTGACGCCGTCGTTCAAGACCTTCTGGTTCCCGTTCAGCAACTACCTGTGCCTGGCGTTCATGCTGATGATCATCAGCGTAATGCTGGCGATCCCGGGTATTCGCGAGTCGGTGTATGCGATGCCGGTGTGGGTGGGGGTTATCTATGTGGCCTATCGGTTGCGGGTTCGCAAAAGCAACGCGGTAGTGAACGCACAGTGATTCCTGTGGGGGCCGGGCTTGTGTGGGAGCCGGGCTTGCCCGCGATGCAGACGACTCGGTTTACAGTGAGACCCAGGTGATGCCATCGCAGGCAAGCCAGCTCCCACAGTTTTGAATGCATCCAAAATGAAAAAGCCCCGGTAATCCGGGGCTTTTTGTTTAGAGCGTGGAACGTACTCGCCAGAGCTCTGGGAACAGCACGGTGTCGAGCATCTTGCGCAAATACCCCACGCCTTCCGTGCCGCCCGTACCGGGCTGGAAGCCGATGATCCGCTCTACCGTCGTCACATGGCGGAAGCGCCATTGGCGGAACGAGTCTTCCAGGTCGATAAACTTCTCGGCCAACTGATACAGGTCCCAGTAGCGGTTCGGCTCGCGGTATACCTCACGCCATGCCGCCTCCACGGACTCATCGTGAACCGTCGCCGCCGTCGGGTCGCGCTCGGCACGTTTCGGGTCAATCGCCAGGCCGGCCTTGATCATCAGGTTGATCGCTTCGTCGTACAGCGACGGCGTGGCAATCGCCACTTTCAGCTCGTTCAACAGCTCCGGCCGATGGGCGTGAGGCCGCAACAGCGCCGCGCTTTTATTGCCGAGAATAAATTCGATCTCGCGATACTGGAACGACTGGAACCCCGACGACTGCCCCAGGAACGGGCGGATCGCTTTGTATTCCGACGGCGTCATTGTCGCCAGCACGGCCCAGGCGTGCACCAGCTGATCGAAGATCCGCGACACCCGCGCCAGCATCTTGAACGCTGGTGGCAGCTCGCCCAGGCGCACGTGTTCACGGGCGGCCTTGAGTTCGTGAAGCATCAGTTTCATCCACAACTCGGAGGTCTGATGCTGGATGATGAACAGCATTTCGTTGTGGTCCGGCGACAGCGGGTGCTGGGCGCTGAGGACTTTGCCCAGGTCCAGGTAATCGCCATAGCTCATGGACTCGGAAAAATTCAGCTCGGCGTTATGCCATTCTTCCGGGGGTTGGTAATCGGCAGAGAAGGGACATTGGCTCATCGCGTGGGCTCCTTGAGCGGACGGAGAATGGCGCGGACCGGGCTCGCGTCCAGGTTGGCAAAACGCAGCGGCAGAGCAATCAGTTCATAGTCGCCTTCCGGTACGTCATCGAGCACGATGCCTTCGAGAATCGCCATGCCGTGGCGCGCCACGGCGTTGTGGGCATCCATGGTCTTGGACTGTTGCGGATCCAGCGAGGGCGTATCGATCCCGATCAAACGCACGCCCAGGCTGGCCAGCAGCGCGATGGTTTGCGGGGCGATGGCGGTGAAATTCGAATCCCATTCAGTCAGCGGCGCTTGTGGATAAGTGCGCAGCAACACACGCTCGGGCAGGTTATCCACACGGCCTTGCAACTGATGCGGCTGCACCAGCGCGCCGCTGTCCAGGCAATGCAACACCCGGCACGGGCCCATGTACACGTCCAGCGACACCTCGCCGATGGGTGCGCCGTCTGCGCTGTAATGCAGCGGTGCATCCACATGGGCGCCAGTGTGCGGCGACAAGGTGATACGCCCGACATTCACCGGACACTCCGGGCCAAACTGCCACACGCGCTCTTCCTGGAACGGCGTATCCCCCGGCCAGGTCGGGGTCGCCGTACTCAAGGGCGGGCTGATATCCCACCACGTTTTTATTGGGTTCATTTGAAGGCTCTCGGCGGTTACTGGGGTGAATGATACGAGGGCCGGCTGCGAATTTTCTTGCGAATTCTGGCGTGAGACGGGAAATCTTTCGCACTTACTGCGAAGAAAGGACGATAAATCGCACGAATATATCGTCCGGATGCGCCACCGTGCCCTGTGGGAGCCGGGCTTGCCCGCGATGACGGTGACACTGCTTGCATCTTCATAGCCTGACACTCCGCTATCGCGGGCAAGCCCGGCTCCCACAAGGGTTCGCGGTAATTTCCGGATCATCACACCGCTGCGCTTCTGGGCATCCCGATGTCGAGTTCAGACCACTGACGCAACGCCCTAGGCCTTAGGGTGGATCTTTCCATTCCCTGCCCTGGAGACATCATGTCCAAGCCCATCACCGTACTGCGCGACACCCACCCCCTGCCGGTCCTGGACGCGTGCAAATGGGAAAAACTCGAAGGCGACCCGCACACAGTCAACCTCAACGCCTACACTAGCGAAGACGGCAGCAAGATCATGGGCACCTGGATCTGCACCCCGGGCAAGTGGTACGTGGACTACGTGAAATGGGAATACTGCCACTTCCAGGAAGGCTACTGCATCATCACCCCGGAAGGCCTGGAGCCGATTCACTTGCGAGCAGGGGATATCTTCGTGGTGGAACCGGGGATGAAGGGGACGTGGGAAGTGGTCGAGACAGTGCGTAAGTATTTTGTGTTTGCTTGAGCCGCAAAAACCCGGGAGCCCACTATTAGCAGGCTCCCGGAAACGCCCCTACTTGTGCTTGCGATAGCTATTGATGATCGCCGAGAAGTCCTTGCCCCCTTCCCCACGCTGGCTCATCGATTGGTACAACTGCTGGGCCACAGCGCCCAGAATCACGGGTTGCTTGGCCTGACGTGCAGCCTCAGTAGCCAGGCCCAGGTCCTTGAGCATCAGGTCGGCGCCGAAACCGCCGGTGTAGCCACGCGACGACGGTGCGGTTTCGATCACCCCCGGCCATGGGTTGTAGGTATCGGAACTCCAGCAGCGCCCGGTGGAGCTGTTGATGATGCCAGCCAGCACCTGGGTGTCGATGCCCAGCGCGTCGCCCAAGGCCATGGCCTCACTGACGCCGACCATGCTGATCCCCAACAGCAGGTTGTTGCAGATCTTGGCGATTTGCCCGGTGCCCACTTCACCGCAGTGCACGATGTTGCGGCCCATCTGTGCCAGCACCGGGTGCAGGGTGGCGAACAGTTCCGGGGTGGCGCCGACCATGAAGGTCAGCGTCCCTGATGCGGCGCCGCCGGTGCCGCCGGAGACCGGGGCGTCGGCTACGGTTACGCCTTGCTTGGCCGCCGCAGTCGCTACGTCGCGGATGGTCTGCGGGTCGATGGTGCTGCAATCCACCGCTGGTACGCCTTTGCCGATGCCAGCCAAAACCCCGTCTTCATTCAGCCACACGCTGCGCACATGCGCCGCCGCCGGCAGCATGGTAATCACCAGCTCAGCGTCTTTTGCCGCATCGCGTGGTGAATCGCTGACAGTGCCACCCAGTTCGGCCAGTTCCTTGAGTACTGTCTGGTTCAAGTCGAACAGGTTCAGCGCATGGCCGGCCTTGATCAGGTTGCGGGCCATGGGTGCACCCATGTTGCCCAAGCCGATAAATGCAATCTTCATGGTCGTCTCCCGGTATCAGCGCAGGTTGATGGTGGTGTTGACGCCATCGTTGACCGTGTCGTCATCGAACCAGCGGCTGGTGACGGTTTTGGTCTGGGTGTAGAACTGCACCACTTGCTTGCCGTACGGGCCGAGGTCGCCGAGCTTGGAACCGCGCGAGCCGGTGAAGCTGAAGAAAGGGACCGGCACCGGAATAGGAATGTTGATGCCGACCTGGCCTACATCGATCTCGCTCTGGAACTTGCGTGCCGCCGCACCGCTCTGGGTGAACAGGCCAGTGCCGTTGCCGAACGGGTTGGCGTTGACCAGGGCGATGGCCTCGTCGAGGGTCGCCACTTCCAGCACCACCAGCACCGGGCCGAAGATTTCCTGGGTGTAGATCTGCATATCGGTGGTCACGCCCGAGAACAGGGTCGGGCCGACAAAGTTGCCTTGCTCGAAGCCCGGCACCTTGATGTCGCGGCCGTCCAGTTCCAGCTTGGCGCCTTCTTTCACGCCGCTCTCGATGAGTTCCAGGATACGTGCCTTGGCACGCTTGGAAATCACCGGGCCGACATCAGTGCCCGCTTCACTGCCCGCGTTGACCTTGAGCTTTTGCGCCAGCGCTTTCAGGTCCGGCAGCCATTGTTTGGACGCGCCCACCAGCACCACCACCGAGGTGGCCATGCAACGTTGGCCCGCCGCGCCAAAACCGGCACCGACCAGGGCATTGAGGGTGTGTTCGCGGTTGGCATCCGGCAGCACCACCGCGTGGTTCTTGGCGCCCATCATCGACTGCACGCGCTTGCCGTGTTTGCCGGCCAAGTCGTAGACGTGAGTGCCCACGGCGGTCGAGCCCACGAAGGACACGGCCTTGATATCTTTGTGGGTGCACAGCGCATCCACCACGTCCTTGCCGCCGTGCACCACGTTGAGCACGCCAGCCGGCACGCCAGCTTCCAGCGCCAGCTCCACCAGCAGCATCGTTGACAGCGGGTCCTGCTCGGACGGTTTGAGAACGAAGGTGTTACCGCAGGCGATGGCCATCGGGAACATCCACAGCGGGATCATCGCCGGGAAGTTGAACGGGGTGATACCGGCGCACACGCCGATGGGTTGGCGCAGGGTGTAGGTGTCGACACCACCGGCGACGTTCTCAGCGAATTCGCCCATTTGCAGGGTGCCGATGGAACAGGCGTGTTCCACCACTTCCAGGCCACGGAAAATATCGCCCTCGGCATCGGCAATGGTCTTGCCCTGCTCGTTGCTGAGGACCACGGCGATGCGCTTGGAATGTTCGCGGATCAAGGCCTGCAGCTTGAGCATGATGCGCATGCGCGCACCGATCGGCGTCAGCTTCCAGGTCTGGAAGGCGCGATGGGCGGCATCGATAGCAGCGTTGACCTCATCGGCCGTGGCGAACGGGACTTTGGCCAGCACCTCTTGGGTGGCCGGGTTGACGATGTCTTGCCACTCTGTGGTCTTGGACTCGACCCACTCGCCGTTGATCAGCAACTTGACCTGTTGCACGGAAATATCGGCAGATGCGTTCATGTGGTCTCCAATCTTATATTTATGCAGAGACAAGGCGCGTAACCGCCTTGGGAAATGAGGCGTTCGGACTGTTTTTGGAGTATAGATGTGCAAATCTCTAATAAGAACGCACATAAAAGCCGGACCAATATGCAAAAAAACATCACGTCGCTGGGCTCCCTGAACTGGGATGACCTGAAGTTTTTCCTCGAAGTGGCCCGCACCCGCAAGGCCAGCGTGGCCGCCAAGCGCCTGGCGGTGGACTACACCACCGTGTCGCGGCGCATCAGTTCACTGGAAGTGTCACTCGGCACCCTGCTGTTCGAAAAATCCCGGACCAACGGTTTCGTGCTCACCACCGAGGGCCAGCGTCTGCTGGGCTATGCCGAGTCCATCGAAAGCACCCTGCACATGGCCTGCGAGCAAGTTTCCGGCTCCGGCGTTGCGCTGTCGGGCCATGTGCGCATGGGCTGCACCGAAGGGTTCGGGAGCTTCTTCGTCACCCCGCAGTTGAGCCACTTCGTCGACACCTACCCGGCCATCTCGGTGGACATCCTGCCCCTGCCCCACTTCATCAGCCTGTCCAAGCGCGAAGCCGACATCGTCATCGCCCTGGAACGGCCGGAACATGGGCCGTATGTGTGCTGCAAACTGTGCGACTACAAATTGCAGCTGTACGCGACCCAGGAATACCTGGACCAACACCCGCCCATCCGCAAACCTGCGGATTTGGCCGAGCATCCGTTTATCAGCTATGTAGATGACTTGGCGTTCAGCTCGGAGCTGCTGTACCTGGCAAACGTGGTGCCCGGCGCCAGCGCCAGCCTGCGCAGTACCAGTGTGATCGCGCAGTACGTGGCGGCGCAGCAAGGACGGTCGATGGCGATATTGCCGTGTTTTTTGGCGGCGCAGGATCCACGGTTGTTACCGGTGTTGGGGGAGCAGATTTCCATCACTCGCCAGTTCTGGATGTATTGCCGGGAGGACCTGAGGAAGTTGAAGCGGATTACGTTGTTGTGGGACTACATCAGGGAGGTGACGGAGCAGAATCAGGGGCTGTTGATGGGGGAGACCAGGGAGATCAGGTTCGCGGATTAAAGGGCCATCAACGATGATTCGCTTTAATTTGCAGGACGTTTCCTAGAGAATCTCCGGCCTATTGTGCCTTAGGGTTCGAGTCATTAGCCTCCGTACTTCGCTGACATCAGAGAACGGGTTTAGCGACCCGACCCCGGACACAGCCTCCAACGTCAAGCGTTTCATGCTTGTCGTTGTCGTGTTATGCCGGCTGTGCGTGGGAGACCTTTGGGTCTGCCGGGTCCTGGGGCCGGTTCGCTAATCTGCGCACAGCTGCACCCTTTCATGTTTAGCGACATGAGTGGGTGGCTCCCTAAACTCCCAGGTATGGATCATGACTAAAATCGTCCCCGATCCACCGCTCTCCTCCATCACCACCCTCGGCGTCGTCACCTTTCGGGGACTACGGCGAAAACGAAAAACCCCTGTTCCGCGTCAACGCCGGCATGCCCATTGAGGAAGCGTTAGAGCACGCCTCCACCCTGCTTTTCTACTCCAAGAAACTCGCGATGGAAGCCGCCCTAGATATGCACGCCGGACCGTTAAGCGCACACCGTTCAGATGTGGGGGCCTGCCTTCGACGGCGGTGGGTAAGGCAATAGATTCTTAACTGAATGACCGCATTCGCGAGCAAGCCCGCTCCCACAGTTGAACTGGGTAAGCCGCAAAATCCAGGCCTTGCACAAATAAGTGTGGGAGCTGGCTTGCCTGCGAAGGCGGTGTGTCAGTCAGCACATTCTTTGCTGATGGACCGCTATCGCCGGCAAGCCAGCTCCCACAGTTGATTGGGTTTCACATTGAGATTGGCGGGACGGGTTCAGTCCGCAATCACCACAATCGACACCCGCCTATTCTCCGTGCGCCCCTCCACCGTGGTATTCGGCGCCACCGGCTCGCTGCTGCCCAGCCCGCGCAGCTGGATGTTCTCTTCCTTCATGCCCACACCGGTCAACACCGTCGCCACACTTTTTGCGCGGCGCAGGGACAGTTGCTGGTTGTAGGCTTCCTTGCCCGACGCATCGGTGTGGCCGTCGATGCGGACGCGTTCGATGCCGACGCCCAGCAGGGCCTTGCCTATGCGCTGGACGATCTCGGTGCTGGGTGGGTTGAGCGTCTCGACGTCGCTGCCGAACAGCACTTTGCCGGACAGGCCGAATGCCCAGCCTTCGTCGGTCAGTTCAAAGCCTTGTTGCTTGAGGACGGCCACTTGCGCCGGGGTAAGGCCTTTGGGGGGTGGCGTCTGGCAGCCGCCGAGGGCGAGCAGTGCCACCAGCAGGGGGATAAACATGAAACGCACGGTCGAGAACAAGGGATCAGCTCCTGTGGTGAACGTTGGCGGCGGAGGGCTCCGACTCTGCCGTTTGCTGGCCGCCCGAGGACAAACGTTTGGCCTGGTACATCGCCGCGTCGGCAGCATTGAGCAAGGTGCCGGGTGTGGCGCCATGATCAGGGTAGATGGCGATGCCAATACTGAGGGAGGTCAATACCTGAGTGTTGCCGGGCACGGGGATGGGCTGGTCCATGCTGGCGATGATCTTGTCGGCGATGCGGTGGGCGTCTTCTACCTTGTGCAGCGGCGCCAGCAGGATGGCGAACTCGTCACCGCCCAGGCGCGCCACCAGGTCATCCTCACGCAGCTGGGCCCGTACACGTTCGGCGACGGCCACGAGCACGGCGTCACCGGCCGCGTGGCCAAAGCTGTCATTGATCTCTTTGAAGCGATCGCTGTCGAGGTAAAGCACTGCCACCTGCTCTTTGGCCTTGGCCGCGCTGCGCAGGGCACGGATCAATCGGCCTTCGAAGAACGCGCGGTTGGGCAGGCCGGTGAGGCTGTCGTGGTTGGCCTGATGGGCAAGGGATTCGTTTTCGCTTTGCAGGTGGTTCTGCCAGGCCTCCATCTCGCCGAGCAGGGCGTTGAAGTCACTGCCCAGGCTGTCGAGTTCGGCGATTTTTGCCGGTGGTACGCGGCGGTCGAAGTCGCGCTCGCTGCGGGCGGCGTGGGCCACGGCGGCGAGGCTTTGCAGTGGGCCGGTGATACCGCGTAACAAGCGTCGCGCCAAGTGCAGGGCGATCCACGCGCTGAGCGCGGTGCAGATGAGGATCCCGGCCAGGCCGCTGAGCAGGAAGCGGAGCAGGCTGCCACCGTGACCCGTGAGGTGAGTGCTGCCGATGGCTCGCCCTTGGTGGAGGATCGGCTGGCTGATGGGTTGTTCGAGCAAGGTGTGCGCCAGTTCCAGCTCAACCCGCGAGAGCATGCCGGTATCCGGGCGTATCCACTGCGCCAGCAACTTGCCATTGGCGTCGAAGACTTCGGCCTGGGCCACCTCTTCGGTGGAGGCGATCAGGCTGAGGGCTTCGGTGGCTGCCGCGCTGTCGTTGAACACCACCGCCGCTTCCACGGTGTAGTTGATGGAGCGCGCGATCAGGTGCAGGTTGTGTTCGGCATACACCCGCAGCGCCAACACCCCCAGCAAGGTCAGCGAGACGCTCGCCAGGATCACGGCCACCAGCGCCAGGATCAGGTGCCCTCGGCCGATGACCGAGCGCAATGTCGGTCGCACTTTATCGACCTTCATGGCGCAGGCGCTCGACGACGGGACAACTGCAGCACGCTGGGGTGAATGCGCACGCCGCTGCGCGCCACGGAGTCGAGGTTGACCTCGAAGGACACCTGCTCATCCCCCACCCGCAGGCAGAACAGGCTTCCCACCGTACACTGGTCGCCGCCTTCGCTGATGCTGAGCACCGGATGACCGATCAACGAGGTAAACATCTGACCACGCTCATCGGCACTGAGTTTTCCGATGTACACCGCATCGCACGCGTTGACGATATCCGAATGGCTGGCCAGCAGACGCTGCACCACGACCGGACGGCCGGTAGCCTGTGTGGTGCCTTTGATCAGGTCGTCGGTGTATTGGGTCGGGCCGACGATACACAGGCGCAATTGCGCAGGCTCAACCGGCCAGCGCGCATAACTGAGGATACCCAGTACCACTTGGGTGACCGCCTGGGCGCGTTGCGCGGCAAGGCCTGCGGGGTCGGATGCCTGGGCAAAAGCGTGTGGCGTAAGCACACACAGGACCGCCACCAGCAGCAGGCGTCTCCAGCTCAAACTGCGCTCTGTGGGCGAGACAGCCACGTTCATGCAGCGATTCTCTCAGGTGTTTTTTAAATGATGCCGCAACGATAGCACAGCGGCGGAAAACCCCGCGAAGACGGGGCTTCGTGGGGGTCGCTATTTTTTCAGAAAAATCAGACGCCTGAATCAGAAATATCACATGATCTGTCAGTCAGTTTTTTCAGGCTCGTGACCCAACTCCAGCATCAACCCACTCAAGCGCTTGACCTTGCGCCTGACGGCTTCTTCGAACACGCCGCCACGGGGCTCAATCAGGCTGAACCAGCGCTTGGCCCGGGTGATGCCGGTGTAGATCAACTCTTTGGTGAGCACCGGGTTCAAGGCATCCGGCAGGATCAGCGCAGTGTGGGTGAACTCCGAGCCCTGGGATTTATGCACGGTCATGGCGTACACGGTTTCCACATCATTCAGACGGCTGGGCAGCACAAACCGCACGCCGCCCTGGCCATCGTTACGTGGGAAGGCCACACGCAGCACCTGGGGGCCGCCGTCGCTTTCGGGCAATTTGAGGGCAATGCCGATGTCACCGTTCATCAAGCCCAGGCCATAATCGTTGCGGGTCATCAGCACGGGGCGGCCTTCGTACCATTGCTCGTCGCCTTCGATCAGCCGCACCTTGCGCAAGGCCGCGGTGATGCGCAGGTTCAGGCCTTCCACACCCCAGGGACCTTTGCGTACCGCACAGAGCAGTTGGAACGCGTCGAAGGCTTGCAGCAGCTGCTGCGCCCAGAGAGTCCAGGCGGGGTCTTCACGTGGGGTGCCGGGGGCTGGCC carries:
- a CDS encoding cupin domain-containing protein encodes the protein MSKPITVLRDTHPLPVLDACKWEKLEGDPHTVNLNAYTSEDGSKIMGTWICTPGKWYVDYVKWEYCHFQEGYCIITPEGLEPIHLRAGDIFVVEPGMKGTWEVVETVRKYFVFA
- the kynB gene encoding arylformamidase, whose amino-acid sequence is MNPIKTWWDISPPLSTATPTWPGDTPFQEERVWQFGPECPVNVGRITLSPHTGAHVDAPLHYSADGAPIGEVSLDVYMGPCRVLHCLDSGALVQPHQLQGRVDNLPERVLLRTYPQAPLTEWDSNFTAIAPQTIALLASLGVRLIGIDTPSLDPQQSKTMDAHNAVARHGMAILEGIVLDDVPEGDYELIALPLRFANLDASPVRAILRPLKEPTR
- a CDS encoding diguanylate cyclase domain-containing protein; translation: MKVDKVRPTLRSVIGRGHLILALVAVILASVSLTLLGVLALRVYAEHNLHLIARSINYTVEAAVVFNDSAAATEALSLIASTEEVAQAEVFDANGKLLAQWIRPDTGMLSRVELELAHTLLEQPISQPILHQGRAIGSTHLTGHGGSLLRFLLSGLAGILICTALSAWIALHLARRLLRGITGPLQSLAAVAHAARSERDFDRRVPPAKIAELDSLGSDFNALLGEMEAWQNHLQSENESLAHQANHDSLTGLPNRAFFEGRLIRALRSAAKAKEQVAVLYLDSDRFKEINDSFGHAAGDAVLVAVAERVRAQLREDDLVARLGGDEFAILLAPLHKVEDAHRIADKIIASMDQPIPVPGNTQVLTSLSIGIAIYPDHGATPGTLLNAADAAMYQAKRLSSGGQQTAESEPSAANVHHRS
- a CDS encoding OmpA family protein — protein: MFSTVRFMFIPLLVALLALGGCQTPPPKGLTPAQVAVLKQQGFELTDEGWAFGLSGKVLFGSDVETLNPPSTEIVQRIGKALLGVGIERVRIDGHTDASGKEAYNQQLSLRRAKSVATVLTGVGMKEENIQLRGLGSSEPVAPNTTVEGRTENRRVSIVVIAD
- the mmsB gene encoding 3-hydroxyisobutyrate dehydrogenase, whose translation is MKIAFIGLGNMGAPMARNLIKAGHALNLFDLNQTVLKELAELGGTVSDSPRDAAKDAELVITMLPAAAHVRSVWLNEDGVLAGIGKGVPAVDCSTIDPQTIRDVATAAAKQGVTVADAPVSGGTGGAASGTLTFMVGATPELFATLHPVLAQMGRNIVHCGEVGTGQIAKICNNLLLGISMVGVSEAMALGDALGIDTQVLAGIINSSTGRCWSSDTYNPWPGVIETAPSSRGYTGGFGADLMLKDLGLATEAARQAKQPVILGAVAQQLYQSMSQRGEGGKDFSAIINSYRKHK
- a CDS encoding YfiR family protein, coding for MNVAVSPTERSLSWRRLLLVAVLCVLTPHAFAQASDPAGLAAQRAQAVTQVVLGILSYARWPVEPAQLRLCIVGPTQYTDDLIKGTTQATGRPVVVQRLLASHSDIVNACDAVYIGKLSADERGQMFTSLIGHPVLSISEGGDQCTVGSLFCLRVGDEQVSFEVNLDSVARSGVRIHPSVLQLSRRRAPAP
- the kynA gene encoding tryptophan 2,3-dioxygenase, with amino-acid sequence MSQCPFSADYQPPEEWHNAELNFSESMSYGDYLDLGKVLSAQHPLSPDHNEMLFIIQHQTSELWMKLMLHELKAAREHVRLGELPPAFKMLARVSRIFDQLVHAWAVLATMTPSEYKAIRPFLGQSSGFQSFQYREIEFILGNKSAALLRPHAHRPELLNELKVAIATPSLYDEAINLMIKAGLAIDPKRAERDPTAATVHDESVEAAWREVYREPNRYWDLYQLAEKFIDLEDSFRQWRFRHVTTVERIIGFQPGTGGTEGVGYLRKMLDTVLFPELWRVRSTL
- a CDS encoding CoA-acylating methylmalonate-semialdehyde dehydrogenase — encoded protein: MNASADISVQQVKLLINGEWVESKTTEWQDIVNPATQEVLAKVPFATADEVNAAIDAAHRAFQTWKLTPIGARMRIMLKLQALIREHSKRIAVVLSNEQGKTIADAEGDIFRGLEVVEHACSIGTLQMGEFAENVAGGVDTYTLRQPIGVCAGITPFNFPAMIPLWMFPMAIACGNTFVLKPSEQDPLSTMLLVELALEAGVPAGVLNVVHGGKDVVDALCTHKDIKAVSFVGSTAVGTHVYDLAGKHGKRVQSMMGAKNHAVVLPDANREHTLNALVGAGFGAAGQRCMATSVVVLVGASKQWLPDLKALAQKLKVNAGSEAGTDVGPVISKRAKARILELIESGVKEGAKLELDGRDIKVPGFEQGNFVGPTLFSGVTTDMQIYTQEIFGPVLVVLEVATLDEAIALVNANPFGNGTGLFTQSGAAARKFQSEIDVGQVGINIPIPVPVPFFSFTGSRGSKLGDLGPYGKQVVQFYTQTKTVTSRWFDDDTVNDGVNTTINLR
- a CDS encoding LysR family transcriptional regulator; its protein translation is MQKNITSLGSLNWDDLKFFLEVARTRKASVAAKRLAVDYTTVSRRISSLEVSLGTLLFEKSRTNGFVLTTEGQRLLGYAESIESTLHMACEQVSGSGVALSGHVRMGCTEGFGSFFVTPQLSHFVDTYPAISVDILPLPHFISLSKREADIVIALERPEHGPYVCCKLCDYKLQLYATQEYLDQHPPIRKPADLAEHPFISYVDDLAFSSELLYLANVVPGASASLRSTSVIAQYVAAQQGRSMAILPCFLAAQDPRLLPVLGEQISITRQFWMYCREDLRKLKRITLLWDYIREVTEQNQGLLMGETREIRFAD